One Diospyros lotus cultivar Yz01 unplaced genomic scaffold, ASM1463336v1 tig00011525_2, whole genome shotgun sequence genomic window carries:
- the LOC127793519 gene encoding protein COFACTOR ASSEMBLY OF COMPLEX C SUBUNIT B CCB1, chloroplastic-like, whose product MAAKLLVSPPGLSSLRSKPNKTTELAPLWPWRCHPTPTTTKPNSRLVARALSSLLDPLASSCSSSSSLFLLAESTAGYSLASYYTSLGLFVISVPGLWSLIKRSVKSKVVQKTYIGEGEGKKVPSQVAGEILSFFTRNNFVVLDRGETITFEGMMIPNRGQAALLTFCTCISLASVALVLTITFPEIGNNWFWLTILSPLAGLYYWRRASRKEQIKVKMIMAEDGTLSEIIVQGDDQQVEQMRKELELSEKGMVYVKGIFEK is encoded by the exons ATGGCGGCCAAACTACTAGTAAGCCCTCCTGGCCTCTCATCTTTGCGCTCCAAACCCAATAAGACCACCGAATTGGCACCTCTATGGCCATGGCGATGCCACCCGAcaccaacaacaacaaaacCCAACTCCAGGCTCGTTGCTCGAGCCCTCTCCTCTCTCCTCGACCCTCttgcttcttcttgttcttcttcttcatctctgtTCTTGCTCGCCGAAAGCACCGCCGGCTACTCTCTGGCCAGCTACTACACTTCTCTCGGCCTCTTTGTCATCTCCGTTCCCGGCCTCTGGTCTCTCATCAAGCGCTCTGTCAAATCCAag GTTGTTCAGAAGACGTATATTGGGGAAGGAGAAGGGAAGAAGGTGCCTAGTCAGGTGGCGGGAgagattctttctttcttcactcGCAACAATTTTGTGGTTTTGGATAGAGGAGAGACCATAAC GTTCGAGGGCATGATGATTCCAAACCGAGGCCAAGCAGCATTGCTCACTTTCTGCACCTGCATAAGCCTAGCAAGTGTTGCCCTTGTTCTTACTATAACCTTTCCAGAAATAGGCAATAACTGGTTCTGGCTCACCATCTTAAGCCCACTGGC AGGACTATATTACTGGCGAAGAGCATCAAGGAAAGAGCAGATCAAGGTTAAAATGATAATGGCTGAAGATGGAACCCTTTCAGAAATCATTGTTCAGGGGGATGACCAGCAAGTAGAACAGATGAGGAAAGAACTGGAGTTGAGTGAGAAAGGCATGGTGTATGTGAAGGGCATATTTGAGAAGTAG